A genomic segment from Chloroflexota bacterium encodes:
- a CDS encoding CpaF family protein — protein MNYDTILPRLQDALIRKGVTIPPWRATAKERSDFAFAVARVLAEERLLPSGDARTVASDLANRMMGLGILEPFLREPGVEEIIVRQGAVLAWQNGHIADTQIRAPETYFYALAQRVAEMGGKPLRAANPFVLVDLPDGSRFTAMVPPLSKRGTAINIRVFTHRVLRLDAIVEAGTLTQSQADFLKQTVLERRKSILISGRPAAGKTTLLNSLLAQLPQYSQLCGAETFEEIETTNPFEARAVVRNDTEAGRVSMADVVNVLYTRMRPDVLIIGEVVSEEAREYLQAINLGVVAHTTIHGNSVLDALLRLETLAREKDVPLGAIRERIARGVGIGVHVEFVQAAGDQTWKRKVTEIVTVSGDAERYILTPIGAE, from the coding sequence ATGAACTACGACACTATTCTTCCTCGACTCCAAGATGCGTTGATTCGCAAAGGCGTTACGATTCCACCTTGGCGCGCCACCGCTAAAGAGCGCAGCGATTTCGCGTTCGCCGTCGCACGTGTGCTCGCCGAAGAAAGACTGTTGCCGTCTGGCGATGCGCGCACTGTGGCAAGCGATCTCGCGAATCGCATGATGGGACTGGGAATCCTCGAACCGTTTTTGCGTGAGCCAGGCGTCGAAGAAATAATTGTGCGACAGGGCGCAGTACTCGCTTGGCAAAACGGTCATATCGCCGACACTCAAATTCGCGCGCCAGAAACGTACTTTTACGCGCTAGCCCAGCGTGTCGCCGAGATGGGCGGTAAACCGTTGCGTGCGGCGAATCCATTCGTGCTGGTTGATCTGCCCGACGGCTCGCGCTTTACGGCTATGGTACCGCCACTTTCCAAACGCGGCACGGCGATCAATATCCGTGTCTTCACCCATCGCGTTTTGCGGCTCGACGCGATTGTGGAAGCCGGCACGCTCACGCAATCGCAAGCCGATTTCTTGAAACAGACAGTCCTGGAACGTCGCAAGAGCATTCTGATCTCAGGACGCCCCGCGGCGGGTAAGACGACGCTCCTCAACTCATTATTGGCGCAATTGCCTCAGTATTCTCAATTGTGCGGCGCAGAAACGTTTGAGGAAATCGAGACGACGAATCCGTTTGAGGCGCGCGCCGTCGTGCGAAACGATACCGAGGCGGGGCGCGTTTCGATGGCGGATGTGGTTAACGTGCTCTATACACGTATGCGCCCCGACGTTCTTATCATCGGCGAGGTCGTGAGCGAAGAAGCGCGCGAGTATTTGCAGGCGATTAACCTGGGTGTCGTCGCGCATACGACGATTCATGGCAACTCAGTTCTCGATGCGCTGCTTCGCTTGGAAACTTTGGCGCGCGAAAAAGATGTGCCGCTGGGTGCAATTCGCGAACGCATCGCGCGTGGGGTTGGAATTGGCGTGCATGTGGAATTCGTGCAAGCCGCCGGCGACCAAACCTGGAAGCGCAAGGTGACGGAAATCGTTACGGTCAGCGGTGATGCGGAACGCTACATTCTCACGCCGATTGGAGCAGAGTAA
- a CDS encoding ATP-binding protein, which yields MSCPICGGAGFLRRDLPVSHPEFGRAVPCSCKKQETLPALQRWSGLGNSTQVWTLENFPGDPETLKAAKEALAQKYGIWVFWSQAFGTGKTGILVSMIQACWQANIPALYQSVPAMLDRLRASYADGDYDTLMNELKQIPVLALDEFHRWHNNARHTQEGEDKSEGSHSWAEEKIFQIVEERYIHWDERLTLVATNRNPDKGDLDPIASRFSDSLRSRIIHVGGGDLRPSARILENPLQQRAFPAQRAQIK from the coding sequence ATGAGTTGTCCGATTTGTGGTGGAGCCGGTTTTCTACGGCGCGATCTGCCAGTCAGCCACCCAGAATTCGGTCGAGCCGTACCCTGCAGTTGCAAAAAGCAAGAGACGTTGCCCGCGCTCCAGCGTTGGTCGGGTTTGGGCAATTCGACCCAGGTTTGGACGTTGGAGAATTTTCCCGGCGATCCCGAAACCTTGAAAGCCGCGAAGGAAGCGCTCGCGCAAAAATATGGCATCTGGGTCTTTTGGTCGCAAGCGTTTGGCACCGGCAAGACCGGCATCTTGGTATCCATGATCCAAGCATGTTGGCAAGCCAACATCCCAGCCCTCTATCAATCCGTGCCTGCGATGCTGGATCGTTTGCGTGCATCGTACGCGGATGGCGATTACGACACCTTGATGAACGAATTGAAACAAATCCCGGTGCTCGCGCTCGACGAGTTTCATCGTTGGCACAACAACGCACGCCACACCCAGGAGGGTGAAGACAAATCCGAAGGATCGCACAGTTGGGCGGAAGAGAAAATCTTTCAAATCGTCGAGGAACGGTACATTCATTGGGACGAACGTTTGACGCTCGTCGCGACGAATCGCAATCCTGACAAGGGCGACCTCGATCCGATTGCCTCGCGTTTTAGCGATAGCTTGCGGTCGCGCATCATTCACGTGGGCGGCGGCGATCTGCGTCCGAGTGCGCGCATACTCGAAAATCCATTACAGCAACGGGCATTCCCTGCGCAGCGTGCCCAGATCAAATAA
- a CDS encoding SAF domain-containing protein, translating into MRNRLALLIAFVSLIVALGVGWFAETQYQQLVATTELVVPAVEIPPYTVVSPSMFKVRSFPAPMARESVYRDASELSGKISTITLKPDQLVYRDQLVPLKQFRYTDDERLEIISFPIKPEQAVGGQIKVGQRINLYRIVLQATPNQAVVTSPDPKVWLAAQGAGIELLESDVLVVDVRSTQGSPMASPPKVQSKTSEVTTYETADTSSSNTNRPLTIITVAVAPDVAKDVLRLAGESQVASRYLLWLSLAPIVKSK; encoded by the coding sequence ATGCGGAATCGTCTTGCCCTTTTAATCGCATTCGTTTCATTGATCGTCGCGCTGGGTGTGGGTTGGTTTGCCGAGACCCAGTACCAACAACTCGTCGCCACGACCGAACTTGTTGTGCCCGCGGTCGAGATTCCACCGTACACGGTCGTCTCACCCAGCATGTTCAAAGTGCGTTCGTTCCCAGCGCCGATGGCGCGCGAATCTGTTTATCGTGACGCCTCCGAACTGAGCGGCAAGATTTCGACGATCACACTCAAGCCCGATCAATTGGTCTATCGCGATCAACTGGTTCCGTTAAAACAATTCCGCTACACCGACGACGAACGCTTGGAGATTATCTCATTTCCGATCAAACCTGAACAGGCAGTCGGCGGACAGATCAAAGTCGGACAGCGAATCAATCTCTATCGCATTGTTCTGCAAGCGACGCCGAATCAAGCGGTCGTTACTTCACCCGATCCCAAAGTGTGGCTCGCGGCTCAAGGCGCTGGCATTGAACTCTTGGAATCGGATGTGCTGGTCGTAGACGTACGCTCGACCCAGGGTTCGCCGATGGCATCGCCGCCGAAAGTGCAGTCCAAGACTTCGGAAGTGACGACGTACGAAACCGCCGATACCAGTTCGTCGAATACGAATCGTCCGCTGACGATCATCACCGTCGCGGTCGCACCCGATGTCGCGAAGGATGTTTTGCGATTGGCAGGCGAATCCCAGGTCGCTTCGCGCTATCTCTTGTGGCTCTCGCTCGCGCCTATCGTCAAGAGCAAATAA